In Natrinema amylolyticum, the following are encoded in one genomic region:
- a CDS encoding MFS transporter, with product MRLWRDPLRRRWILWAVMGVLFLLVNVNRLSTAVLSEHLMAAFGTTGAQLGTLHAVFFWVYAVMQIPSGVLADRIGPRLTATVGAAVMNVGVVWFAFADGYLAATLARGLVGLGGSVIFVCILRFCANWYRDDEFATMSGATFAVAGFGGVFATTPLALAVDAFGWRSTVAGLGVAGLAMAVVVFALVRNSPVDAGFDRIEGVPGQEILTNAQLKGHLSTVLGDRWIWVVSVMLFCATGVNITLFGLWGVPYVVQTYDVSVTAASTLTLLGGVGLMIGPPAVGWLSDRLEARIELMVAGGACYVCCLALIAIVGNPPLPVVGAVFLLAGIMLGAFVLGYSVVQERHPSSASGISTGTANAAAFFGAAILPTLMGRALDAHWTGDLVGGVRVYSETGYRIAFGIATVAGVIAFGCTIWLYRRDRATTPDPDGPSLEGASSE from the coding sequence ATGCGACTGTGGCGCGATCCGCTCCGGCGGCGGTGGATCCTGTGGGCGGTGATGGGGGTCCTCTTCCTGCTGGTCAACGTCAATCGCCTCTCGACGGCGGTGCTCTCCGAGCACCTCATGGCGGCGTTCGGGACGACCGGCGCACAGCTCGGCACGCTGCATGCCGTCTTCTTCTGGGTCTATGCGGTGATGCAGATCCCGTCGGGCGTCCTCGCCGATCGAATCGGGCCCCGGCTGACGGCCACGGTCGGGGCGGCGGTGATGAACGTCGGCGTCGTCTGGTTCGCGTTCGCCGACGGCTACCTCGCGGCGACGCTCGCCCGCGGGCTGGTCGGCCTCGGCGGGAGCGTGATCTTCGTCTGTATCCTCCGCTTCTGTGCCAACTGGTACCGCGACGACGAGTTCGCGACGATGAGCGGCGCGACCTTCGCCGTCGCCGGCTTCGGCGGCGTCTTCGCGACGACGCCGCTCGCGCTCGCGGTCGATGCGTTCGGCTGGCGATCGACGGTCGCCGGACTCGGGGTCGCCGGTCTCGCGATGGCCGTCGTCGTGTTCGCGCTCGTCCGGAACTCCCCCGTCGACGCCGGATTCGACCGCATCGAGGGCGTGCCGGGCCAGGAGATACTCACGAACGCCCAGCTGAAGGGGCACCTCTCGACCGTCCTCGGCGACCGCTGGATCTGGGTCGTCAGCGTCATGCTGTTCTGCGCGACCGGCGTGAACATCACGCTCTTCGGCCTGTGGGGCGTGCCCTACGTCGTCCAGACCTACGACGTCTCGGTGACCGCGGCCTCGACGCTCACGCTGCTAGGCGGCGTCGGCCTGATGATCGGCCCGCCCGCGGTCGGCTGGCTGTCGGACCGCCTCGAGGCCAGAATCGAGCTGATGGTCGCCGGCGGCGCGTGTTACGTCTGCTGTCTCGCCCTGATCGCGATCGTCGGGAACCCGCCGCTGCCGGTCGTCGGTGCGGTGTTCCTGCTCGCCGGGATCATGCTGGGGGCGTTCGTCTTAGGCTACTCGGTCGTACAAGAGCGACACCCCAGCAGCGCGAGCGGGATCTCGACCGGGACGGCCAACGCCGCGGCCTTCTTCGGCGCGGCGATCCTCCCGACGCTGATGGGGCGGGCGCTGGACGCCCACTGGACCGGCGACCTCGTCGGCGGCGTCCGGGTGTACTCGGAGACCGGCTACCGGATCGCGTTCGGGATCGCCACCGTCGCCGGCGTGATCGCCTTCGGCTGTACGATCTGGCTCTACAGGCGCGATCGCGCGACGACTCCGGACCCGGACGGGCCGAGCCTCGAGGGCGCGAGCAGCGAGTAA
- the rtcA gene encoding RNA 3'-terminal phosphate cyclase: MTSLRELDGSSAGGQFLRTALALSVLENESVRLENVRGDRSTPGLRHQHLAVLETMAELCDADVSGAELGAETVEFEPGLESADGPERGTLEGGAYAVDIGTAGSATLLCNALLPLATVLESPLSVTVTGGTDVAWSPPLDYLRHVKFPLLRRFGIEATCEVDRRGFYPDGGGELTLRLEPSRLERIEIVERGPLEGLRLYSTESESLADRDVAYRQAEGALERLDREPSLELAERREITADSPSPGSALVLRIDHGTGIAGFSALGERGTPAERVGEDAADAANRFLEGAAPVDRHMADQLLVFLALAGGRIRVPTVTEHVETRCELLEDFGAKIELEADGETTIVSIPSPLRGGE, encoded by the coding sequence ATGACGAGCCTGCGAGAACTCGACGGCTCGAGCGCCGGCGGCCAGTTCCTTCGGACCGCGCTCGCGCTGTCGGTCCTCGAGAACGAGTCGGTTCGCCTCGAGAACGTCCGCGGCGACCGGTCGACGCCCGGGCTCCGCCATCAACATCTGGCGGTCCTCGAGACGATGGCGGAGCTCTGTGACGCCGACGTGTCGGGTGCCGAACTGGGTGCGGAGACGGTCGAATTCGAGCCGGGACTCGAGTCCGCCGACGGACCGGAGCGCGGCACGCTCGAGGGCGGAGCGTACGCCGTCGACATCGGAACCGCCGGCAGCGCGACGCTGCTGTGCAACGCCTTGCTTCCGCTGGCGACGGTCCTCGAGTCCCCGCTGTCGGTGACGGTTACCGGGGGGACTGACGTGGCGTGGTCGCCGCCGCTGGACTACCTCCGCCACGTGAAGTTCCCGCTACTTCGCCGCTTCGGCATCGAAGCCACTTGCGAGGTCGATCGTCGCGGGTTCTATCCCGACGGCGGCGGCGAGCTTACACTTCGGCTCGAGCCCTCGCGCCTCGAGCGGATCGAGATCGTCGAGCGGGGACCGCTCGAGGGGCTCCGACTCTACTCGACCGAATCGGAGTCGCTGGCGGACCGCGACGTCGCATACCGACAGGCCGAGGGAGCGCTCGAGCGGCTGGATCGGGAGCCGTCGCTCGAACTCGCGGAGCGGCGCGAAATCACGGCGGACAGTCCCTCTCCGGGCTCCGCGCTGGTGCTTCGCATCGATCACGGAACCGGCATCGCCGGCTTCTCCGCCCTCGGCGAGCGCGGCACGCCCGCGGAGCGCGTCGGCGAAGACGCCGCGGACGCCGCGAACCGGTTTCTCGAGGGAGCGGCCCCGGTCGACCGGCACATGGCCGACCAGTTGCTCGTGTTCCTCGCGCTCGCTGGCGGTCGCATACGCGTCCCCACCGTGACTGAGCACGTCGAAACGCGGTGTGAACTACTCGAGGACTTCGGAGCGAAAATCGAACTCGAAGCCGACGGCGAGACGACGATCGTCTCGATCCCGTCACCGCTCCGCGGTGGCGAGTAG
- the kdgK1 gene encoding bifunctional 2-dehydro-3-deoxygluconokinase/2-dehydro-3-deoxygalactonokinase, whose protein sequence is MSQSDIVTFGETMLRLSPPDSERLENADEFEVRAAGAESNVAIAASRLGASATWMSKVPETALGRRIVGELRGYGIETDIVWSHRGRQGTYYLEHAGKPRGTNVIYDRDDTAVSTAEAREFDIDRIQDAQVFFTTGITPALSSTLRDTTLNLLKAARKGGTTTAFDFNYRRKLWSPDEAKETLTKLFPGIDVLIIAARDARTVLGFEGDPRQLAHKLGSQYDFTTVVVTRGSEGAVGWHDSIVHDHDAYETDTVDPIGTGDAFSGAFIARRLDGDDVPTALEYAAATASLKRTIPGDIALVTADEVESVVKDQGEEISR, encoded by the coding sequence GTGAGTCAGAGCGACATCGTCACCTTCGGAGAGACGATGCTCCGGTTGTCGCCGCCGGACAGCGAACGGCTCGAGAACGCCGACGAGTTCGAGGTTCGGGCCGCCGGAGCCGAGAGCAACGTCGCCATCGCGGCGAGTCGGCTGGGCGCGTCGGCGACCTGGATGTCGAAAGTACCCGAGACGGCGCTCGGACGCCGGATCGTCGGCGAGCTCCGCGGATACGGCATCGAGACCGACATCGTCTGGAGCCACCGGGGCCGACAGGGGACCTACTACCTCGAGCACGCGGGCAAACCGCGCGGGACGAACGTGATCTACGACCGGGACGACACCGCCGTCTCGACGGCGGAGGCCCGCGAGTTCGACATCGATCGGATTCAGGACGCGCAGGTCTTCTTTACCACCGGAATCACGCCTGCGCTCTCCTCCACGCTCCGGGATACGACGTTGAATCTGCTCAAGGCGGCCCGCAAGGGCGGGACGACGACCGCCTTCGACTTCAACTACCGGCGAAAGCTCTGGTCGCCCGACGAGGCCAAAGAGACGCTGACGAAGCTGTTCCCCGGGATCGACGTTCTCATCATCGCCGCTCGCGACGCGCGAACGGTCCTCGGCTTCGAGGGCGACCCGCGACAGCTCGCCCACAAGCTCGGCTCGCAGTACGATTTCACGACCGTCGTCGTCACCCGCGGCTCGGAGGGCGCGGTCGGCTGGCACGACAGCATCGTCCACGATCACGACGCCTACGAGACCGATACCGTCGATCCGATCGGCACCGGGGACGCCTTCTCCGGCGCGTTCATCGCTCGCCGACTCGACGGCGACGACGTACCGACCGCCCTCGAGTACGCCGCGGCGACCGCGTCGCTCAAGCGGACGATCCCCGGCGACATCGCGCTCGTCACCGCGGACGAGGTCGAGAGCGTCGTCAAAGATCAGGGCGAAGAGATCTCGCGGTAA
- a CDS encoding PGF-CTERM sorting domain-containing protein translates to MKRGTTLLVALLVVMSTVTMAAAAGATTTQVESETTTQTETEANTTADSDSSGELDSSTQVDSETSTESNTSSETESTTQSESETSADGESDSSLEGEAEAETSVDGESETTVDDGSNTTADVESETSVEAEAEAEVDAETDTTSESESDETTDDESNETSESDSDETTDDESNETSESDSDETTDDESNGTAEGDAYAGTHVGFDVQGDAITDYRVDGDRPFASVTVRSQSEAESEATLETGAELSVATQTETSAQARTESNATVSAHDTRHGTLVVESGNESQSVEAELGASAEARDEGDRVVVETEDREGVFLVAGDGDVTVTAEGNVSASLSENATLAFRSYEAGERDESDEYEESLIAEGDAAVEATAEHRNGESVTSAVTYGQETAANASQSAENRVNITVDRATHEGTVVMTTVSDEAVGSLEDLSVTIDGEAAVEVDSKSEVEGAIGSDETRYTVVQNAQAEGQATVYIGVNHFSERTMTIAGATADDGSTSDGDDSESSEEDSEITSEDADDASDSVPGFGAGVSVVAISTAGLLARVRN, encoded by the coding sequence ATGAAGCGTGGAACCACACTACTGGTCGCACTGCTCGTGGTCATGAGTACGGTGACGATGGCCGCGGCCGCCGGTGCGACGACGACGCAGGTAGAATCGGAGACGACCACCCAGACCGAAACCGAGGCGAATACGACCGCCGACAGCGACTCGAGCGGCGAACTCGACTCCAGTACGCAGGTCGACTCGGAGACGAGCACTGAATCGAACACGTCGAGCGAAACGGAGTCGACCACTCAATCAGAGTCGGAAACGAGCGCCGACGGCGAGTCCGACTCGAGTCTCGAGGGCGAGGCGGAAGCCGAGACCTCCGTCGACGGGGAATCCGAGACGACCGTCGACGACGGCTCGAACACGACCGCGGACGTGGAGTCGGAAACGTCCGTCGAGGCCGAGGCTGAGGCTGAGGTCGACGCCGAGACCGATACCACGAGTGAGTCCGAATCGGACGAGACGACTGACGACGAGTCGAACGAAACGAGCGAATCGGACTCGGACGAGACGACTGACGACGAGTCGAACGAAACGAGCGAATCGGACTCGGACGAGACGACCGACGACGAGTCGAACGGGACCGCGGAGGGTGACGCCTACGCGGGCACTCACGTCGGGTTCGACGTGCAGGGCGACGCGATCACCGACTACCGCGTCGACGGCGACCGGCCGTTCGCGTCCGTCACCGTCCGGTCCCAGAGCGAGGCCGAATCCGAGGCGACGCTCGAGACCGGCGCGGAACTGTCAGTGGCGACGCAGACGGAGACGAGCGCGCAGGCCCGGACCGAGAGCAACGCGACGGTATCGGCCCACGATACGCGACACGGGACGCTGGTCGTCGAGAGCGGCAACGAGTCCCAGTCCGTCGAGGCCGAGCTCGGGGCCAGCGCCGAGGCCCGCGACGAGGGCGACCGCGTCGTCGTCGAGACCGAGGACCGCGAGGGCGTCTTCCTCGTCGCCGGCGACGGCGACGTGACCGTCACCGCCGAGGGCAACGTGTCGGCGTCGCTGAGCGAGAACGCGACGCTCGCGTTCCGCTCCTACGAGGCGGGCGAACGCGACGAGAGCGACGAATACGAGGAGTCGCTGATCGCCGAGGGCGACGCCGCCGTCGAAGCGACCGCCGAGCACCGCAACGGCGAGAGTGTCACGAGCGCCGTCACGTACGGCCAGGAGACCGCCGCGAACGCGAGCCAGAGCGCCGAAAATCGGGTCAACATCACCGTCGACCGCGCCACCCACGAGGGCACGGTCGTGATGACGACCGTCTCCGACGAAGCCGTCGGGAGCCTCGAGGACCTGTCGGTGACGATCGACGGCGAGGCCGCGGTCGAAGTCGACTCGAAGAGCGAGGTCGAAGGCGCGATCGGCAGCGACGAGACCCGATACACGGTCGTCCAGAACGCGCAGGCAGAAGGGCAGGCGACCGTTTACATCGGCGTCAACCACTTCTCCGAGCGGACGATGACGATCGCGGGTGCGACCGCCGATGACGGCAGTACGAGCGACGGCGACGATTCCGAGAGCAGTGAGGAGGACAGCGAGATCACCAGCGAGGACGCCGACGACGCGAGCGACAGCGTTCCCGGCTTCGGTGCCGGCGTCAGCGTCGTCGCGATCTCGACCGCCGGACTACTCGCTCGCGTCCGGAACTAG
- a CDS encoding GNAT family N-acetyltransferase, giving the protein MTRDVRRATVDDVWAVHQVARESWHAVYDDVLGPQTVDDVVDEWYAIGDLESSITEASGRDDAAFLVSTESPANGSGIGTKYYGFGHAVPWPEDPSVAFLARLYVRPDDWNDGVGTALLDTLERQFATEFDRLRLAVLAANDVGISFYESRGFDRVGTRESDLAAGLEEHVYEKPVSGGD; this is encoded by the coding sequence GTGACTCGAGACGTCCGACGAGCGACGGTCGACGACGTCTGGGCCGTCCATCAGGTCGCACGCGAGAGCTGGCACGCCGTCTACGACGACGTTCTCGGCCCGCAGACAGTTGACGACGTCGTCGACGAGTGGTACGCGATCGGCGACCTCGAGTCGTCGATTACGGAGGCGAGCGGCCGCGACGACGCGGCGTTCCTCGTCTCGACGGAGTCGCCCGCGAACGGCTCCGGGATCGGAACGAAGTATTACGGCTTCGGACACGCCGTCCCCTGGCCGGAGGATCCGTCGGTCGCGTTTCTCGCCCGGCTCTACGTCCGACCCGACGACTGGAACGACGGGGTCGGAACCGCGCTGCTCGATACCCTCGAGCGACAGTTCGCGACGGAGTTCGATCGCCTCCGGTTGGCCGTCCTCGCCGCCAACGACGTCGGCATCTCGTTCTACGAATCTCGGGGATTCGACCGCGTCGGGACTCGAGAGTCAGATCTGGCGGCGGGGCTCGAGGAACACGTCTACGAGAAACCGGTTTCGGGCGGAGACTAA
- a CDS encoding alpha/beta fold hydrolase: MTTGATFDSAGVRLAYDDLVPDGDGTAAPIVLVHGFASSRYGNWHDRGWDDALLEAGRRVIALDCRGHGESERPHDPAAYETDVMAADVVRLLDHLEIERADLLGYSMGGRIGTEALYRHPERFNAGVLAGIGTATLEPSDAGDRIADGLLADDPDDVTDPVGKRFRTFAETTDNDLAALAACARTRTVPAGWDEIAQVEHPVLIVAGERDDIAGDPNELAAGFPNGEAVVVDDADHLTTVPDEQFTDAVLEFLKREGL, from the coding sequence ATGACAACCGGAGCGACGTTCGATTCCGCCGGCGTTCGTCTCGCGTACGACGATCTGGTTCCCGACGGCGACGGGACGGCCGCGCCGATCGTTCTCGTCCACGGCTTCGCCTCGAGTCGGTACGGCAACTGGCACGACCGAGGCTGGGACGACGCGCTGCTCGAGGCCGGCCGGCGCGTCATCGCGCTCGACTGTCGAGGCCACGGCGAGAGCGAGCGACCGCACGACCCCGCCGCCTACGAGACCGACGTGATGGCAGCGGACGTGGTCCGCCTCTTGGACCACCTCGAGATCGAGCGGGCCGACCTACTGGGGTACTCGATGGGGGGTCGGATCGGTACCGAGGCACTGTATCGCCACCCGGAGCGGTTCAACGCCGGCGTCCTGGCCGGTATCGGCACGGCGACGCTCGAGCCGAGCGACGCCGGCGACCGGATCGCGGACGGACTGCTGGCCGACGATCCGGACGACGTCACCGATCCGGTCGGGAAGCGGTTCCGAACCTTCGCGGAGACGACCGACAACGACCTCGCAGCGCTCGCGGCCTGCGCCCGGACGCGAACGGTGCCCGCCGGCTGGGACGAGATCGCACAGGTCGAGCACCCGGTGCTGATCGTCGCGGGCGAACGCGACGATATCGCGGGCGATCCGAACGAACTCGCGGCCGGCTTTCCGAACGGCGAGGCCGTCGTCGTCGACGACGCCGACCACCTGACGACCGTCCCGGACGAGCAGTTTACCGACGCAGTGCTCGAGTTTCTCAAGCGAGAAGGGTTGTAG
- a CDS encoding RNB domain-containing ribonuclease, with protein sequence MSDDAQAEAGTVEGQGPVEVSEDLARHLENKREELFEKFELRDEFPPEVLEEAEARTEGVTAEIEDEIDERQDLRDLTTWTTDPIDAQDFDDALSIEERDDEYVLWVHIADVTHYVNPDTAMWDEAVERGNTVYLPGYTVHMLPPVLAETVCSLVPNEDRLAHTVEMHLDKENLGYENIEIYKSVIESDERLTYAEAESRLEDPDAPLHDENALVYDLAEQMHEQRKEDGSLVLNPSRDRAHTIIEECMLKANKAVTHELMWNRGVSAMYRVHPQPSPDEWSEALREIQDLDGVSIPGSTWDDPRKAVNATLEEAPGRQLDKIQWAVMKVMPRARYMNDPFGGHHALNFEIYGHFTSPIRRLSDLINHWIVYQNDVPENLVELCDRASDKQKDAEQCEREYKNFLQEVGLDPMAVNNRGIEVVDESEAEKTL encoded by the coding sequence ATGAGTGACGACGCACAGGCCGAAGCCGGGACCGTGGAAGGTCAGGGACCCGTCGAGGTCTCGGAGGATCTCGCGCGCCATCTCGAGAACAAGCGCGAGGAGTTATTCGAGAAGTTCGAGCTCCGCGACGAGTTCCCGCCGGAAGTCTTGGAGGAGGCCGAGGCCCGAACGGAGGGTGTGACGGCCGAAATCGAAGACGAGATCGACGAGCGGCAGGATCTGCGGGATCTGACGACGTGGACGACGGACCCGATCGACGCCCAGGACTTCGACGACGCGCTCTCGATCGAGGAACGCGACGACGAGTACGTCCTCTGGGTCCACATCGCCGACGTGACCCACTACGTCAACCCGGACACGGCGATGTGGGACGAGGCCGTCGAACGGGGCAACACGGTCTATCTCCCCGGCTACACGGTCCACATGCTGCCGCCGGTGCTCGCCGAGACGGTCTGCTCGCTGGTTCCCAACGAGGACCGACTGGCCCACACCGTCGAGATGCACCTCGACAAGGAGAATTTGGGCTACGAGAACATCGAGATCTACAAGTCGGTCATCGAGTCCGACGAGCGACTCACCTACGCGGAGGCCGAGAGCCGCCTCGAGGACCCCGACGCGCCGCTCCACGACGAGAACGCGCTGGTCTACGACCTCGCCGAGCAGATGCACGAACAGCGCAAGGAGGACGGCTCGCTCGTCCTGAACCCGAGTCGCGACCGCGCCCACACCATCATCGAGGAGTGCATGCTGAAGGCCAACAAGGCCGTCACGCACGAGCTCATGTGGAACCGCGGCGTCTCGGCCATGTACCGAGTGCACCCCCAGCCCAGCCCCGACGAGTGGTCCGAAGCGCTGCGGGAGATTCAGGACTTAGACGGCGTCTCGATCCCCGGCAGCACCTGGGACGACCCGCGGAAGGCCGTCAACGCGACGCTCGAGGAAGCGCCCGGCCGCCAGCTGGACAAGATCCAGTGGGCGGTGATGAAGGTGATGCCCCGAGCGCGGTACATGAACGACCCCTTCGGCGGCCACCACGCGCTGAACTTCGAGATCTATGGCCACTTCACGAGCCCCATTCGGCGGCTCTCCGACCTGATCAACCACTGGATCGTCTACCAGAACGACGTTCCCGAGAACCTCGTCGAACTCTGCGATCGCGCCAGCGACAAGCAGAAAGACGCAGAGCAGTGCGAGCGCGAGTACAAGAACTTCCTGCAGGAGGTCGGCCTCGATCCGATGGCGGTCAACAACCGCGGAATCGAAGTCGTTGACGAGAGCGAAGCCGAGAAAACGCTATAG
- a CDS encoding DUF7562 family protein yields the protein MWPSRNRTETVTCLACGTERPRDEAREYDKHGDRWDRDGKTFEHLCKSCHSDLCHHPRDELEGLLVELEAGERDRDVFLESYLSTVEERYGPLEERER from the coding sequence ATGTGGCCCTCTCGGAACCGGACGGAGACGGTCACCTGTCTGGCCTGTGGCACCGAGCGCCCGCGCGACGAGGCCCGCGAGTACGACAAGCACGGTGACCGCTGGGATCGCGACGGCAAGACCTTCGAACACCTCTGTAAGTCCTGCCACAGCGACCTCTGTCATCACCCTCGCGACGAACTCGAGGGGCTGCTTGTCGAGCTCGAGGCCGGCGAACGGGACCGAGACGTCTTTCTCGAGAGCTATCTCTCGACGGTCGAGGAGCGTTACGGTCCGCTCGAGGAACGCGAGCGATAG
- a CDS encoding RNA-binding protein produces the protein MQVKSRHHLRSDAVSDLEETLEDQLGVSPEGDAYERVEFEDTDWEVVLIDGEPRVAYFDEDPFLTVRGANAYEPEKRLVTVDAGAVSFVSDGADVMRPGITEATEDISPDDLVVIAEESHGKVLAVGRARVDGAEMAGDEGKVVDSLHHVGDELYEFTG, from the coding sequence ATGCAGGTCAAGTCTCGACATCACCTCCGTAGCGACGCGGTGTCCGATCTCGAGGAGACGCTCGAGGACCAACTCGGCGTCTCGCCCGAGGGCGACGCCTACGAGCGCGTCGAGTTCGAGGACACCGACTGGGAGGTCGTCCTCATCGACGGCGAGCCACGGGTCGCGTACTTCGACGAGGATCCGTTCCTGACGGTCCGCGGCGCGAACGCCTACGAGCCCGAGAAGCGACTGGTCACCGTCGACGCGGGGGCCGTCTCGTTCGTCAGCGACGGGGCCGACGTGATGCGTCCGGGGATCACCGAGGCGACCGAGGACATCTCGCCGGACGATCTGGTCGTCATCGCGGAGGAATCGCACGGCAAAGTGCTCGCGGTCGGCCGCGCCCGCGTCGACGGCGCGGAGATGGCCGGCGACGAGGGGAAGGTCGTCGATTCGCTCCACCACGTCGGCGACGAACTCTACGAGTTCACGGGATAA
- a CDS encoding DUF1028 domain-containing protein has product MTFSICVREEYETESGDRHRRFGVAVTTRLPGVGTLCPFVSDRGAVATQSLVNVELGERGIEYVDDGLAIDDALQALLNADDGAPQRQLHGVDSETTFAFSGDECVEEYGHREGDHYTVAGNMLTGEAVLEAAADAYAANAVHDETDPSTGPSAVTEDVETDPLAKRLIDALAAGDLEGGDKREELSVQSAAVVVETTESHAVEPPYNDLRLDATETPIADLRETYELAERGYRDTLAQYEGAFEADSLDAASE; this is encoded by the coding sequence ATGACGTTCAGCATCTGCGTTCGCGAGGAGTACGAGACCGAGAGCGGTGACCGACACCGCCGGTTCGGCGTCGCGGTCACGACGCGGTTGCCGGGCGTGGGGACGCTCTGTCCGTTCGTCAGCGATCGGGGCGCCGTCGCGACTCAGAGTCTCGTCAACGTCGAACTCGGCGAGCGCGGAATCGAGTACGTCGACGATGGCCTCGCGATCGACGACGCCCTGCAGGCCCTGCTCAACGCCGACGACGGCGCGCCCCAGCGCCAGCTACACGGCGTCGACAGCGAGACGACCTTCGCGTTCTCCGGCGACGAGTGCGTCGAGGAATACGGCCACCGCGAGGGCGATCACTACACCGTCGCGGGGAACATGCTGACCGGCGAGGCCGTCCTCGAGGCGGCCGCCGACGCCTACGCGGCGAACGCGGTCCACGACGAGACGGACCCCTCGACGGGCCCGAGCGCCGTCACGGAAGACGTCGAGACTGATCCGCTCGCGAAGCGGCTGATCGATGCGCTGGCGGCCGGCGACCTCGAGGGCGGAGACAAACGCGAGGAGCTGTCGGTCCAGAGCGCGGCGGTGGTCGTCGAGACGACGGAGTCACACGCCGTCGAACCGCCGTACAACGACCTGCGGCTCGACGCGACCGAGACGCCGATCGCGGACCTCCGAGAGACCTACGAGCTCGCGGAACGGGGCTACAGGGACACCCTCGCGCAGTACGAAGGCGCGTTCGAAGCTGATTCGCTCGACGCGGCCTCGGAGTGA
- a CDS encoding cell division protein SepF yields the protein MGLMSKILGGNQSRSVEDYSELNLEDVSTGSAEAAMQVHIAEVGSQADAIDIKDAVYDGDIVIADITRLRTEDSTVEHIVDELRQVAEEVDGDIVRKGEDQMIITPTGVHISREKLGQKL from the coding sequence ATGGGACTCATGAGCAAAATTCTCGGCGGCAACCAGTCCAGGTCCGTCGAGGACTACTCGGAACTGAACCTCGAGGACGTCTCGACGGGCTCCGCCGAGGCGGCGATGCAGGTACACATCGCGGAGGTCGGCAGTCAAGCTGACGCGATCGACATCAAAGACGCCGTCTACGACGGTGACATCGTCATCGCTGACATCACGCGCCTGCGGACCGAGGACAGTACCGTCGAACACATCGTCGACGAACTCCGGCAGGTCGCCGAGGAGGTCGACGGCGACATCGTCCGAAAGGGCGAGGATCAGATGATCATCACGCCGACCGGCGTCCACATCAGCCGCGAAAAGCTGGGTCAGAAATTATAG
- a CDS encoding cold-shock protein, with the protein MAKGSVDFFNDTGGYGFIETDDADDDVFFHMEDVGGPDLEEGTDIEFDIEQAPKGPRATNVKRT; encoded by the coding sequence ATGGCGAAAGGAAGCGTTGATTTCTTCAACGACACAGGCGGCTACGGTTTCATTGAGACGGACGACGCGGACGATGACGTTTTCTTCCACATGGAAGATGTTGGCGGTCCGGATCTCGAAGAAGGCACAGACATCGAATTCGATATCGAACAGGCTCCCAAGGGCCCGCGCGCGACGAACGTCAAGCGCACGTAA